The DNA window ATAGTTCTGCAGCAAATTGACacacagccaaaaaaaaaaaaaaacaggtttctACAGAAATGAATTCCCGATCAGTTCATGTTCCTGAACCATTAGTGTCAAGGATACAGCTTATAGTCAGACAAGTTTAGACCTGTTCTCAAAGTGAAACTTGTTCCTTTGCTTTGAGATATTAAAAGACATTCAGGAGTTTGTGGAGTAATAATTAACCGTTCTGTTACAATACGAAGCTCAGGAAAGGAGCCTGGGTCCGTGGATATGGTTACACACATCACAGAGAAATTAGATAAGGATTAGCCATTCAGAccaacacccccctcccccgtctctacactcattgtccattgtcCACAGTCCTGACCATGCTGGAGCACTTTGCAATTTAAAAATTACCGCCTGTAACCCATCTGTTGAtaagtgacacacactcacactctcacacctagggacacttttgagtcaccaatccacctaccaatgtgtatttggactgtgggaggaaacccacgcggacacagggagaacacaccacactcctcacagacagtcacccggaggaaacccacgctgacacagggagaacacaccacactcctcacagacagtcacccggaggaaacccacacagacacagggagaacacaccactcctcacagacactcaccaggaggaaacccatgcagacacagagagaacgcaccacactcctcacagacactcacccggaggaaacccacgcagacacagagagaacacaccacactcctcacagacagtcacccggaggaaacccacacagacacagggagaacacaccacactcctcacagacagtcacccggaggaaacccacacagacacagggagaacacaccacactccttacagagtcacccggaggaaacccacacagacacagggagaacacaccacactcctcacagacagtcacccggaggaaacccacgcagacacagagagaacacaccacactcctcacagacagtcacccagaggaaacccacacagacacagggagaacacaccacactcctaacagacagtcacccggaggaaacccacacagacacagggagaacacaccacactcctcacagacagtcacccggaggaaacccacacagacacagggagaacacaccacactcctcacagacagtcacccggaggaaacccacgcagacacagggagaacacaccacactcctcacagatagtcacccggaacgggactcgaacccacaacctccaggtccctggagctgtgtgattgagacactacatgctgcaccacccttgtgttcattcattcatcatctgtaagcgcttatcccgTTCAGGGATACCTGGAATCACGGGGTGCAAACCGGGAACACACCGTTTattataatgaatattaattaaacTTCTTAATAACTATGAAAAAACTAATAATTTTAAACCATTCGTACAGCTTTATTTGGGTAGCCTTGGTGTAAAAATGCtgccacaaacacagagaaacttTACTACCATCCCAGAGCAGGTAGATCAGAAACTCTTAGCTTCCCTGTTCCTGATGCATGATTTTTATATACCTGTTCACTTCAGGAAACGTTTGTACAGAACTACATCCCAAATCTAGTGTTTAAAAAGATTaattagggggaaaaaaatcctcAACACCAGAATGTATTCTGAAAAAGAACATTTTCATTGAAGCAGAGTGTTTATATAAAGCCAGAAACAATGACATCATACGTAGAGATCCACTATCACACAATGTTCACAGACCAACACACAGTAAAgattcacactgacacactgcagATAAATCAGACACAAATTCAGCAGATACAGCCAAGCGTGAGCTGTAACCTGCTTAACAGGACCTTCTAAATTCTTCAAATTCTTCAATGATTCAGATTCTGTaactttttttaagttttcatttgaaaaacaaacCTCAGAAAACATGGGCGTGGACCAGGAAGAGAGTCTTATATAAAACAGGCAAGACATAACACGTCATATTTCTGCAGGGCACTTCATAAACAAAGGCATCTCAGTATTctttacattcatttaaataaacacgGCGTTATAagcaaattaaaatagaaacagAACACTGAACATacaaattaaaatgtgatttaCAGAGGATCAGTTTCACACTAAGAGCTGAAAACACAAAAAGCTCCCACAGCAAATACACCACTATCCTCTGAAactctattaaagaaaaagATTCTTTAAGACGACAGAGTTACAATTTAAGGGGGTCATTAATGTCCTGGAAAACTTGGCTACAAACAGTTTTTCATGGCTTTAATTGTTGTCTTCTGAAGAGACAAAGTATATTCACAATCAGAGAGGGGCTTTTCAACTGAAAATTACACCTGATGAAACCATTTCTCGTCCATTTTATTCcatcattcgttgtctgtaacccttatccagttcaagctcgtggtgggtccggagtctacccggaatcactgggcgcaaggcaggcacacaccctggagggggcaccagtcctttcattttatttagttgaatactaataattaaaaataaacaaataatagtAATGACCCTATTTATGTCCCAGGGTCAGGTATAAATTTTGGTAATTTCTGACCTAGAGGTGAGAGGCAGAGAGGTGTGTATTATTACAGTTTGCTGAACAAGACGTGTTTACTGAGCTCACTAAAGTCTGGATCAAAAATTTAAAGCTGGGTTTTACTGAGCTTTTCACTCAGAAGATGAATGCAGCTCAGCTTccaacagcagtgtttttacTGCGGCGAGACCTTTATCTCGAATTACAGGTGACAGCCCTACtgcaaaaaaattctttcactTTGTGAGTGAAGGGTGAAGTTGATCAGAGAAACATAAATACACCCTCAAACAATTAAACAGTCAATTAATTACTTGTAaaattgtgtaatattcattttctgaaaaaaaaaaaaaaaaaaactcctgtGTAATTGTTCAGTCCAAATTTCCCATTAATTCCAACATTTAAACTTGGTTTTAAGAATAgtttaaatatctgaaatctCTTAAAAagttgaaggtttttttttgtccaaatTAACTTAATAAACCACATGACTATTATTTTATCTATACTTTTATTGAAGCTGATATAAAAATCAAGTCCCATAAAGTATAACTCAAATGTGTTAACCTGTGTTTTAATCCCACAATGAACACCCCTCATATAGGGGCGGCCATGTTAAAAAACTAAGTTTAACTAAGTGTAACAGCTGTTTGATgatgtgaagaagaatcactggagaaaatgactgactgaaaATGACTGAACTTTTTTTCCAGTTAATAACATCTTATAATATCTACACATTCATGAAGACGAAAATCAGATTGGGATTGTGGGTAATAAAATCCAGGACGGCTGAGGGCAGAGGCAGAAATTGCTAAACTAGTGCACCTGGTCGTTGAGGTTATTCAAACGGACAATGAAAGGAGAACTGTAGAGTAtgtgacatgtttttttttttttttttttttttacagtgtatcgTCGAGGATGACTCATCACTGTGTTACTTCATTTTGAAACAAAGCTCAAGGTCCCTCCAAAGAAAGATTGTGCTGAAGTATTTTTGTTACTATGTCTAATCTAGGTCtgaaaaatatgatttaaatagTTCACTTGAACATACTCAATAAAATAGTTCAAGTGTCTGTTcaacaaaacacttttttaatgtTCATTAAACTATGAAAACTGGTAATGACCCAGATGTGTCTACACAGACTAACAGAGCGCAAACCAGTGGCAAAAATCCATTTGCTTATTCATTGAATATgagttctgaaaaacaaaggaacaaaaaattaaattaaattgaaataaataaataaataattcttcTATAAAAATTGATTGCTACTGTTTGGTTTGAAAAAGTATTCATTTCAtgattttgttaaaaaatatatatatatgtcgtAGACATAATATAATTAAGATGTAGAACTTTGGACTGAACTAAGTTgagagttttatttaaaaagacatGCAGCTCCCCTGAACTGACTCCTCATGGTGTCACTCCATTATAACTCCAGGATCAAGATCGATATTCCCAAAGGAGGACAGTAGAAGGGGATTGTGGGTATTGTAGTCCAGGAAGGCTGAGTTTTTGTAAGATTCCACCGGGTCACTGTGGTTAAAGCTATGGCTAACGCTGTGGTTTGTGGGACTTTCTGAGATGGGGGCAGTGAGTAGAGAGAGCTCCAGCTGGTCGATGGTGCTGGTCTGGTAGTTTATAGCATCCTCAGACGAGGCCATAGCGACCGTTGCCATGGGCTCAGGATGTGTTGTTGAGTCAGTGGAGAGGGAGCGTCGGAGCTTGGCTCTCGCGTTCTGAAACCACACCTtgccagagagaaagaaaaggagggaAAGTTACAAAGAGAAGATTAGCCATTAAACTGGGATCAGTTCAGTTCATtaagtcacacagtcacagctTCACTGttccatttttacattttctgcagCATATTAAGCTGAAGTCCAGGACGATATCTgtccatgtttatttttatctacattatttgaacacagttcTTTGTCTTGTTTCAGAAGTTAATGAAGACCTGACTAATAAACGACACATCGGGATAACTTGGGATTGATTGTTTTTCCTCTAATGAAGCTTAGATTGATCTAGTAATTGTTTTCCAGCTTATAAATATATTGCACAGCTGTGTGCAGGAgttcagacattcattcattcattgtctgtaacccttctccagttcagggtcacggtgggtctggagcctacccagaatcacagggtgTATGGCGGGGGAGTTCAGACATCTCAAGTCAAATTACATGAAAGATAATGAGTTAATATATCCACTGAAGGAATCACACTTTAATAATCTGCCAAAATCTTGCCCACAACCACATTTCTTCTTTGAGAAtctgaaatgtaaaaaaggAGATTTTGGCACTTGAACACAAGAAGACAGAGCTCGGTTTACATTCTGAaaaccctctggaggttttctgtgtttcctcattggtggaatagcACACCTTTCTGACATAGGAAGTGAAACGTTTCCTGGTGTATCAAAGTTTACAGAGTGAAAGACTCCAGTTTATAATTAGAATTCATTAACCTCAATGGCTAAGGCatggttgtatttttttttaaataaaaccaacCCCATTTCtttaaaagttgggacatttcaTAATGTGCGATTAAAACAAGGACCTGTGATGTGTTAATTCTTTTAAACTTTTGATTaatgacaaaagcacaaagaaaagaaaacattttcaatGTTTTCACCAAACAATTTTTGTttggtaatttatttatttattttttaatataaacacatttctcAATGCAAGACAGAAaagggtttatttatttgaagatTCAGAACATAAAGAGAAGTCTGAGTAGGGCAAGGTCATATACCTATTTTGAATGTGGATGTCTTTTAAGCCTTCCGACCACAGCAGTCAAACTGTCGTGCAAATGTGACACGTGTAGGCACATGGGTTTGGGAGTGAGTCAGAAAACCATCGTCTGCTGCTGCATCAAGGAATGCAACTGAAAACACTCTCTTACAAAGCCATGCATGTGTATAAACATGGCAGATTTCTCTGAGCTCCTCTCAGATGGTCCAATAAACAGTGAAAACTTTGTTTCcacattttaacttgttttctTGAGAGTTCACgagtataaatatattaaaaagggTTCGTCCAGGAAAAAATGCAAACGACAAAATCTCTCATGGTTTCGGTAGTGCCTCAGTGCACACCTGCTACTATCAAAGTGATGTCCtttgtctgtatattcatgGTTATAACTACAAGAAAAGGCAGGCATCatattctaaatttgtttatctCTTTAGACattgaaaaacatttatttacttcattaatttatatattgttcaaattatatattagttcaataaattaattcattcattcagtgtctgtaacccttatccagttcaggttggtggggggtccaga is part of the Hoplias malabaricus isolate fHopMal1 chromosome 4, fHopMal1.hap1, whole genome shotgun sequence genome and encodes:
- the LOC136694910 gene encoding LIM/homeobox protein Lhx9-like, with amino-acid sequence MRTCFRREQLRALEAYFAQKHNPDGKDWISLSSHTGLPKRVLQVWFQNARAKLRRSLSTDSTTHPEPMATVAMASSEDAINYQTSTIDQLELSLLTAPISESPTNHSVSHSFNHSDPVESYKNSAFLDYNTHNPLLLSSFGNIDLDPGVIME